The Anabas testudineus chromosome 11, fAnaTes1.2, whole genome shotgun sequence genome has a segment encoding these proteins:
- the LOC113155245 gene encoding CD209 antigen-like protein E, translated as MSSDIYVNQDSLKKVRCNRGAEDMEIYVNEEDRGDQTHFQSQEGGPHTHRTSLRGAALCLGVLSLLMTAGIIVLSTLYISGRTENEQLQSSFNNLSNRYNQSENEIKQLQDQIKGKLCPEGWKKFGYSCYFKSSKKNIWVEGRTDCKSRGSDLVTINSKEEQDFVSSLNENDKFWIGLETRIKSKPNEWEWEWVDGSPLTETSWAEEHLKFYPEWYAVTCDPQGKWKKNHYDDRVSVHWICEKEIFSFI; from the exons atGTCTTCAGATATTTACGTCAACCAAGATTCATTAAAAAAGGTGAGATGCAATCGAGGAGCAGAGGACATGGAAATCTATGTGAAtgaggaggacagaggggaTCAGACTCATTTCCAGTCACAGGAAGGAG GACCTCACACTCACAGGACGTCTCTGAgaggagctgctctgtgtctcgGAGTGCTGAGTCTGCTGATGACGGCTGGGATCATCGTCCTGTCCACACTCT ATATTTCAGGCAGAACAGAAAACGAGCAGCTTCAGAGCAGCTTCAACAACCTGAGCAACAGATACAATCAGTCAGAAAATGAGATAAAGCAGCTGCAGGATCAAATTAAAG GGAAGTTGTGTCCTGAAggatggaagaagtttggataCAGCTGTTACTTTAAATCCAGTAAGAAGAACATTTGGGTTGAAGGCAGGACAGACTGTAAGAGCAGAGGATCAGATCTGGTGACGATTaacagcaaagaggaacag GATTTTGTTTCCAGTTTGAATGAGAATGATAAGTTCTGGATCGGTCTAGAGACAAGAATAAAATCTAAACCTAATGAGTGGGAATGGGAGTGGGTGGACGGATCTCCACTGACAGAAAC GTCCTGGGCAGAGGAACACTTGAAGTTTTACCCAGAGTGGTACGCTGTAACATGTGATCCACAaggaaaatggaagaaaaaccACTATGATGATCGTGTTTCTGTTCACTGGATCTGTGAGAAAGAGATTTTCAGCTTCATCTGA
- the LOC113155238 gene encoding snaclec coagulation factor IX-binding protein subunit A-like isoform X2, translating into MEMMDREQADDIDSQQVEPNREKKPSAGRRSWFRVSTASLVLLYLLILTGIIVRYILVELEKDELQTRLNNLNNSYSELQMDMKQLKDQTPEPTINRTQHEEKKLNIKTKECSEGWTKFGCSCYKKYTEKKTWSQSRADCEENRGSDLVSINSKEEQEFVTNMIQNEESWIGLRTVEDKKQPTGYKWEWVDNSSLSETSWTESPSPTDLYIVSCDQQGSFKHYRYNGGDVRAWICEK; encoded by the exons ATGGAGATGATGGACAGAGAGCAGGCCGATGACATCGACTCACAACAAGTTG AACCAAACAGGGAGAAGAAACCTTCAGCTGGTAGAAGAAGCTGGTTCAGAGTTTCCACAGCGTCTCTGGTTTTGCTGTATCTGCTGATTCTGACTGGGATCATCGTACGAT ATATTTTAGTAGAACTAGAAAAAGATGAACTTCAGACCAGACTCAACAACCTGAACAACAGCTACAGTGAGTTACAGATGGATATGAAGCAGCTAAAGGATCAAACTCCAG AGCCGACGATCAACAGGACACAACATGAAGAAAAGAAGTTAAACATCAAAACCAAAG AATGTTCTGAAGGATGGACGAAGTTTGGATGCAGCTGTTACAAGAAATACACTGAGAAGAAAACCTGGTCTCAGAGCAGAGCGGActgtgaggagaacagaggatcagATCTGGTGTCGAtcaacagcaaagaggaacag GAATTTGTCACCAACATGATTCAGAATGAAGAGTCCTGGATCGGTCTTCGGACGGTGGAGGACAAAAAACAACCTACAGGATATAAATGGGAATGGGTGGATAATTCTTCTCTGAGTGAAAC ATCCTGGACAGAGAGTCCGTCTCCTACAGATCTGTACATTGTATCCTGTGATCAACAAGGAAGTTTTAAACATTATAGATATAACGGTGGTGATGTTAGAGCCTGGATCTGTGAGAAATAG